A genomic window from Ignavibacteria bacterium includes:
- a CDS encoding EI24 domain-containing protein, with the protein MKDFLFGFTYPFRSLKFFFSHSVLIKYSIAPMLINLLIYGSVFILSYSWFTSSIEGWLGIEGTEAGFWLKFLHTALLIIGFILLLFICYLLFTILGNIITAPFNEEISQRVEEIVTGTKEGHKMGFWEDAYISIKGEIQKLAFYLIILLLIFSLNLIPVAGSVLSSILGVIFSSYYNALDFLDYPMTRKKMRFRDKLKVTGKGRLITYGFGFISFLLLFLPVINVFMKPILVVAGTSLFYEKGYSSQELFKNS; encoded by the coding sequence ATGAAGGATTTTCTATTCGGATTTACATACCCGTTCAGAAGCCTGAAATTCTTTTTTTCACATTCCGTTCTTATAAAATATTCAATCGCTCCCATGCTGATCAATTTATTGATCTATGGGAGCGTTTTTATTTTGTCATACAGCTGGTTTACTTCATCAATTGAAGGCTGGCTGGGAATTGAAGGCACAGAAGCCGGCTTTTGGCTGAAATTTCTGCATACTGCCCTGCTGATAATCGGTTTTATTCTGCTGTTATTTATCTGTTACCTGTTATTTACCATACTCGGAAATATTATTACTGCCCCGTTCAATGAAGAAATTTCTCAGCGCGTTGAAGAGATCGTAACAGGCACTAAAGAGGGGCACAAAATGGGATTCTGGGAAGATGCTTATATCAGCATAAAAGGTGAAATTCAAAAACTTGCATTTTACCTGATCATACTATTATTGATATTCTCATTAAACCTGATACCTGTTGCGGGATCAGTACTTTCAAGTATTTTAGGCGTTATATTTTCAAGTTATTATAATGCATTGGATTTCCTTGACTACCCTATGACTAGAAAAAAAATGCGGTTCCGTGATAAACTGAAAGTTACAGGCAAAGGCAGGCTAATAACTTATGGTTTTGGCTTCATCTCATTTTTGTTGCTGTTTCTTCCTGTAATAAATGTATTTATGAAGCCGATACTGGTGGTTGCAGGTACAAGCCTTTTTTATGAAAAAGGCTACAGCAGCCAGGAGTTATTCAAAAATTCCTGA
- a CDS encoding nucleotidyltransferase, with product MEEYQDLKEFIKLLLDQKVKYIIVGGFAVTYHSREKFTDDIDIWIKNSKSNAIRIFKVLTEFGFGNIELDAKDFNKPGFILQLGYPPNRIDVMTEIEGLKFEDAYKRSKKGKIFQNFEVRYLSYDDLIKNKSLIGRKKDLFDIDWIKKYNNKKSK from the coding sequence ATGGAAGAATACCAAGACTTAAAAGAGTTTATAAAATTATTACTAGATCAAAAAGTTAAATATATCATAGTTGGAGGATTTGCCGTAACATATCACTCCCGTGAAAAATTTACAGATGATATAGATATATGGATAAAAAACTCTAAGTCAAATGCGATAAGGATTTTCAAAGTATTAACTGAATTTGGTTTCGGGAATATTGAGCTGGATGCGAAAGACTTTAATAAACCCGGATTCATTCTTCAATTAGGATACCCTCCAAACAGAATTGATGTTATGACAGAAATTGAAGGGCTTAAGTTTGAAGATGCATACAAAAGAAGTAAAAAAGGGAAAATTTTCCAGAACTTTGAAGTCAGATATCTATCATATGATGATTTAATTAAAAATAAGAGCTTGATTGGAAGAAAAAAAGACTTGTTTGATATTGATTGGATAAAAAAATATAACAATAAAAAAAGTAAGTAA
- a CDS encoding ABC transporter ATP-binding protein, which translates to MENTETVIDIEHLKKSFGKNVILKDINLKINKGETIVTLGKSGTGKSVTLKCIVGLIKPDSGTVKVLGKNIPDLSYEELQYMRKKIGFVFQSGALYDSMSVRENLQFPLMRNTDLNKDEIDKKVEEVLKDVGLSQAIDKMPSELSGGMKKRIGVARTIIMNPEIMLWDEPTTGLDPETTRDISHLIVRMQRKYKVSSIVVTHDMICAKIVANRIVVLKEGTYTESGTYDELERSDDDFVRSFFEEVKSDDNSSLSNYPGSEDKKS; encoded by the coding sequence TTGGAAAATACAGAAACTGTAATAGATATTGAACATCTTAAGAAATCATTCGGCAAGAATGTTATTCTGAAAGATATTAACCTGAAAATAAACAAGGGTGAAACAATAGTGACACTTGGTAAATCAGGTACCGGTAAATCTGTTACATTAAAATGTATTGTAGGGCTAATTAAGCCTGATTCAGGGACGGTGAAAGTACTTGGTAAAAATATTCCTGATCTTTCATACGAAGAACTGCAATATATGAGAAAAAAAATAGGATTTGTATTCCAGAGCGGGGCTTTATATGACTCAATGTCGGTAAGGGAGAACCTGCAGTTCCCCCTGATGAGAAATACCGATCTTAATAAAGATGAAATCGATAAAAAAGTCGAAGAGGTTTTAAAAGATGTTGGTCTTAGCCAGGCTATAGATAAAATGCCTTCTGAGCTATCAGGAGGAATGAAAAAGAGAATTGGTGTTGCCAGAACTATAATAATGAACCCTGAAATAATGCTGTGGGATGAACCGACAACAGGTCTTGATCCGGAAACTACCAGGGATATCAGCCATTTGATAGTAAGAATGCAGCGAAAATATAAGGTTTCTTCAATAGTGGTTACACATGATATGATATGCGCCAAAATTGTAGCCAACAGGATAGTTGTACTTAAAGAAGGCACCTATACTGAATCAGGTACATATGATGAGCTTGAAAGATCTGATGATGATTTTGTTCGTTCATTCTTTGAAGAAGTTAAATCTGATGATAACAGCAGCCTGAGCAATTACCCGGGCAGCGAAGATAAAAAAAGTTAA
- the purL gene encoding phosphoribosylformylglycinamidine synthase subunit PurL, with protein MQEPEVTLELAKTFGLMEEEYNRILDILGRKPSYTELGIYSVMWSEHCSYKNSILEIKKLPRSGGRLLVGAGEENAGLVDIGDGLAVAFKIESHNHPSAVEPYQGAATGVGGILRDIFTMGARPIAALNSLRFGSISTSPNPPLNKVGTSDISNGDFTRTKYLFKNVVKGIGDYGNCFGVPTVGGEIYFDESYRDNPLVNAMAVGIVKQDEVAKATAKGVGNPVFIVGSSTGRDGIHGATFASEEISEASEAKRPSVQVGDPFTEKLLLEASLELIKSGVVVGMQDMGAAGITCSTSEMSAKDGMGMDINLDFVPAREENMSAYELMLSESQERMLVVIQKGKEDTAKKIFDKWDLNCVEIGTVTQGPNVKITYQGKVMAEVPANTLVLGGDAPVYVRESKEPAYLKEVQNFDESHLAEPKDLNSVLISLLSAPNITNKNWVYEQYDTQVRTNTVIMPGGDASVVRIKGTKKALAMKTDCNGRYVYLNPYKGAMAAVCESARNVACTGAIPLAITNCLNFGNPYKPEVYYQFREAIRGIGDACKKLNTPVTGGNVSFYNESPDYAVYPTPTIGMVGLIEDVDCMVTSYFRNEGDIIALIGNINSSNSIGGSEYMQHHFGLVKGDSPEIDLETESNLVKTLVELAKAKSINSAHDVADGGLAVSIAECSLINRTLPIGCNVNIEYKGRPDFYLFNESHGRAVISFDKGNEDTVRNICEKNNIGFLIIGKTGGNAVIINKEVNIPLEIAKDAYYNSISKIMEN; from the coding sequence ATGCAGGAACCGGAAGTAACACTTGAGCTGGCCAAAACATTTGGCTTGATGGAAGAAGAATATAACAGGATACTTGATATCCTCGGCAGAAAACCGAGCTATACTGAGCTTGGAATATATTCTGTAATGTGGTCAGAACACTGTTCATACAAAAACTCAATACTTGAGATAAAAAAGCTTCCACGCTCAGGCGGAAGGCTGCTTGTTGGCGCAGGTGAAGAAAACGCAGGACTTGTAGATATCGGCGATGGGCTCGCAGTAGCATTTAAAATTGAATCACACAACCATCCATCGGCAGTCGAGCCTTACCAGGGCGCTGCAACAGGTGTTGGAGGCATTCTGCGCGATATATTCACAATGGGCGCAAGACCCATTGCTGCACTGAATTCATTAAGATTTGGAAGTATATCTACCTCCCCTAATCCTCCCCTTAACAAGGTGGGGACGTCTGATATATCAAATGGCGATTTTACCCGTACAAAATATCTATTCAAAAATGTTGTTAAGGGTATTGGTGATTACGGCAATTGTTTTGGGGTTCCTACAGTTGGCGGTGAAATTTATTTTGATGAAAGCTACCGCGATAATCCGCTGGTAAATGCAATGGCTGTTGGTATTGTTAAGCAGGATGAAGTTGCAAAAGCTACAGCTAAAGGCGTTGGCAACCCGGTATTCATAGTCGGCTCTTCGACCGGTAGAGATGGTATTCACGGCGCAACCTTCGCATCCGAAGAAATTTCCGAAGCATCGGAAGCCAAGAGACCTTCAGTACAAGTCGGCGACCCGTTTACAGAAAAATTACTGCTGGAGGCATCATTAGAATTGATAAAAAGCGGTGTTGTTGTTGGAATGCAGGATATGGGAGCAGCAGGAATAACCTGCTCAACCAGTGAAATGAGCGCGAAGGACGGCATGGGTATGGATATCAACCTGGATTTTGTACCTGCCCGAGAAGAAAATATGTCAGCTTATGAGCTTATGCTTTCAGAATCACAGGAAAGAATGCTGGTTGTTATCCAAAAAGGAAAAGAAGATACTGCAAAAAAAATATTTGATAAATGGGACCTGAATTGTGTAGAAATCGGTACAGTAACACAGGGACCCAACGTGAAAATTACATACCAGGGTAAAGTAATGGCTGAAGTACCTGCCAATACACTTGTACTTGGAGGGGATGCCCCGGTTTATGTACGTGAATCAAAAGAACCCGCTTATTTAAAAGAAGTTCAGAATTTTGACGAGTCACATCTTGCAGAGCCAAAGGACCTGAATTCTGTATTGATCAGTTTGCTTTCTGCACCCAACATTACCAACAAGAACTGGGTTTACGAACAATACGATACACAGGTTAGGACCAATACAGTAATAATGCCGGGAGGCGATGCTTCTGTGGTTAGGATAAAAGGAACAAAAAAAGCGCTTGCAATGAAGACAGATTGCAACGGCAGGTATGTTTATCTGAATCCATACAAAGGGGCTATGGCTGCTGTGTGTGAATCAGCCAGGAATGTTGCATGCACGGGCGCTATACCGCTTGCTATAACAAACTGCCTCAATTTCGGGAATCCGTATAAACCGGAAGTATATTATCAATTCAGGGAAGCTATCAGGGGTATTGGTGATGCATGCAAAAAATTAAACACTCCTGTGACCGGCGGTAATGTAAGTTTTTACAATGAATCACCCGACTATGCCGTATATCCTACTCCGACGATAGGTATGGTAGGCTTAATTGAAGATGTTGACTGCATGGTTACATCATACTTCAGGAATGAAGGTGATATAATTGCGTTAATAGGCAATATTAACAGCAGTAATTCAATTGGCGGAAGTGAATACATGCAGCATCACTTCGGTTTGGTAAAGGGTGATTCACCTGAAATTGATCTTGAAACAGAAAGCAACCTGGTAAAAACACTTGTAGAGCTTGCAAAAGCAAAAAGTATTAATTCAGCTCATGATGTTGCTGATGGCGGACTTGCCGTAAGTATTGCTGAGTGCTCCCTGATAAACAGAACCTTACCCATAGGCTGCAATGTTAATATAGAATACAAGGGAAGACCTGATTTTTACCTGTTTAATGAATCGCACGGCAGAGCCGTAATTTCATTTGATAAGGGTAATGAAGATACAGTTAGAAATATCTGCGAAAAAAATAATATCGGATTTTTGATTATTGGCAAAACCGGCGGAAACGCTGTAATTATAAATAAAGAGGTAAATATACCGCTTGAAATTGCAAAAGATGCATATTATAATTCGATATCTAAAATAATGGAAAACTAA
- a CDS encoding insulinase family protein, producing the protein MKISKRLVPCFYILLFFTLVFGSNITAQVKKITEGGYTYTIVENDPTKTRMYKLDNGLTVYITVYKNQPRIQTYIPVKTGSKMDPADATGLAHYLEHMLFKGTDKFGSKDYEKEKPLVDEIISLYEKYKSTKDEKKRKQIYRQIDSVSGLAAKYAIANEYDKMMSIIGATGTNAYTSVEQTVYTNDIPSNSLEKWIKIEAERFRNPVMRLFHTELEAVYEEKNISLDDDNDKVWDELFLNLYPTHQYGTQTTIGTIEHLKNPSIKKVIEYYNTYYVPNNMAIVLSGDLDPEKTIELIDKYWGSKPSKEVPEFKPSVEKPIKGPIEKDVFGQEAEYLMMAYRFPGANTKENDLATMVDMILANSAAGLLDLNLNQNQKVLASGSFVVTNKDYSAHVLYGNPREKQKLEDVKELLLEQVEKVKKGEFPEWLPQAIINDLKLSDIKSQESNRSRAGNIVEAFVKDIPWEDEVNRIQRLEKITRQEIIDFAQKNYKDNYVVVYKRTGEDKNVQKVEKPQITPVEVNRQDRSQFLTEISEMTTEEIQPVFVDYNNDMLVTSVKNDIPLLYKKNEENELFNLSIVFDIGSYNNKKLPLAAGYFEYLGTSKYSPSQLKEEFYKLGCSYSISTGEDQTVLTLSGLNENFDKAFILLESVITDLKAENEALKNLVSDVLKVRADNKLNKETILWDAMYSYGRYGARSPYTDIFTETELASLNPDELISIIKDLPNYKQKILYYGPLSSESISTKLNSEYTLTNGTLKDAPVPVKYEELATGENTVYVVNYPDMVQAEILMMTKKDLYDKEKIPYIALYNEYFGGGMAGIVFQELRESKALAYSTFSSYSIPQKKDRSHYNIAYIGTQSDKLPEAMAGLFGLLNEMPVSEITFNSAKDNLVQKFNTERITKSGVLNSYLSAQKLGLDHDIRKDIYERAKTITIEDIKKFQAENVKDSKYTIMVLGDKNKLDIETLSKYGNVKYLTLEEIFGY; encoded by the coding sequence ATGAAGATATCAAAAAGGTTAGTTCCCTGTTTTTATATTTTATTGTTTTTCACTTTAGTTTTCGGATCAAATATAACAGCCCAGGTAAAAAAAATTACCGAAGGCGGCTATACTTATACTATAGTTGAAAATGATCCAACAAAAACCAGGATGTACAAGCTGGATAACGGGCTTACCGTATATATAACCGTTTATAAGAACCAGCCGAGGATTCAGACATACATCCCTGTTAAGACAGGAAGCAAAATGGACCCGGCTGATGCTACAGGCCTTGCTCATTATCTTGAACATATGCTGTTCAAAGGTACTGATAAGTTCGGTTCAAAAGATTATGAAAAAGAAAAGCCGCTGGTTGATGAGATAATTTCTCTGTATGAAAAATATAAAAGCACAAAAGATGAAAAGAAGCGTAAACAGATCTACAGGCAAATTGATAGTGTTTCAGGTTTAGCGGCTAAGTATGCAATAGCAAATGAATATGATAAAATGATGAGTATTATAGGCGCAACCGGCACCAATGCATATACATCAGTTGAGCAAACTGTTTATACCAACGATATTCCTTCAAACTCACTTGAGAAATGGATCAAGATCGAGGCTGAAAGGTTCCGCAATCCTGTAATGAGGCTTTTCCACACTGAGCTTGAAGCAGTTTACGAGGAAAAGAACATAAGCCTTGATGATGATAATGATAAGGTATGGGATGAATTATTCCTGAATCTGTACCCTACCCACCAATACGGAACACAAACCACCATTGGTACAATAGAACATCTTAAAAATCCCTCAATAAAAAAAGTTATAGAGTACTATAATACATATTATGTGCCAAATAATATGGCAATTGTGCTCTCAGGTGACCTGGACCCTGAAAAAACTATTGAGCTGATAGATAAATACTGGGGCTCAAAGCCTTCAAAAGAAGTACCGGAATTCAAGCCTTCAGTTGAAAAACCAATAAAAGGTCCAATTGAAAAAGATGTATTCGGTCAGGAAGCTGAGTATCTCATGATGGCTTACAGGTTTCCGGGAGCGAATACAAAAGAAAATGATCTGGCAACAATGGTTGATATGATACTTGCTAACAGCGCAGCAGGACTTTTGGACCTTAACCTGAACCAAAACCAGAAAGTACTTGCATCAGGTTCATTTGTGGTAACTAATAAAGATTATTCAGCCCACGTTTTATACGGCAATCCAAGGGAAAAGCAGAAACTTGAAGACGTTAAAGAATTATTACTAGAGCAGGTAGAAAAAGTTAAAAAAGGTGAATTCCCGGAATGGCTGCCGCAGGCAATTATAAATGACCTTAAGCTTTCTGATATTAAATCACAGGAATCAAACCGCTCCAGGGCAGGGAATATTGTAGAAGCATTTGTTAAAGATATTCCGTGGGAAGATGAAGTGAACCGGATACAAAGGCTTGAAAAAATAACAAGGCAGGAAATTATAGACTTTGCACAAAAGAACTATAAAGATAATTATGTTGTGGTTTATAAAAGAACCGGTGAAGATAAGAACGTTCAAAAAGTTGAAAAGCCGCAGATAACTCCTGTTGAAGTAAACCGTCAGGATAGATCACAGTTCTTAACAGAGATATCGGAAATGACTACTGAGGAAATTCAGCCTGTTTTTGTGGATTATAATAATGATATGCTTGTTACTTCTGTAAAAAATGATATTCCCCTGCTTTATAAAAAGAACGAAGAAAATGAGCTGTTTAACCTGAGTATTGTTTTTGATATAGGAAGCTATAACAATAAAAAGCTGCCTTTGGCAGCAGGATATTTTGAATACCTTGGCACTTCCAAATACTCACCCTCTCAGCTTAAAGAAGAATTTTATAAGCTGGGATGTTCATACAGCATATCAACCGGTGAAGACCAGACAGTGCTCACTTTAAGCGGACTGAATGAAAACTTTGATAAAGCATTTATACTGCTTGAATCTGTAATTACAGACCTGAAGGCTGAAAATGAAGCTTTAAAAAACCTGGTTTCTGATGTACTTAAAGTACGGGCAGATAACAAGCTTAACAAAGAAACTATATTGTGGGATGCAATGTATTCTTACGGAAGGTACGGAGCAAGATCACCTTATACGGATATATTTACAGAAACAGAGCTTGCATCTCTGAACCCGGATGAGCTTATCAGTATCATTAAGGATCTTCCGAACTATAAACAGAAAATTCTGTATTACGGACCGCTTTCATCAGAAAGTATTTCCACCAAATTAAATTCAGAATACACGCTGACAAACGGTACTCTGAAAGATGCACCTGTTCCTGTAAAATATGAAGAGCTGGCAACAGGAGAAAATACTGTTTACGTGGTAAACTATCCTGATATGGTACAGGCAGAAATATTAATGATGACAAAGAAAGATCTGTATGATAAAGAAAAGATCCCATACATTGCGTTATACAATGAATATTTCGGCGGTGGTATGGCAGGTATAGTGTTCCAGGAGTTAAGGGAATCAAAGGCTCTGGCTTACAGCACATTTTCATCATACTCAATCCCCCAGAAAAAGGACCGTTCGCATTACAACATCGCGTACATCGGAACTCAATCCGATAAGCTGCCTGAGGCAATGGCGGGACTTTTCGGGCTGCTGAATGAAATGCCTGTTTCAGAAATTACTTTCAATTCCGCTAAGGATAATCTGGTACAGAAATTCAACACAGAAAGAATAACAAAGTCCGGAGTTCTTAACTCATACCTTTCTGCGCAAAAGCTTGGGCTTGATCATGATATTAGAAAAGATATCTATGAGAGGGCAAAAACTATTACTATTGAAGATATAAAAAAATTCCAGGCTGAAAATGTTAAAGATTCCAAATACACAATTATGGTACTTGGTGATAAAAACAAATTAGATATCGAAACGTTAAGCAAATACGGAAACGTAAAATATCTTACATTAGAAGAAATTTTCGGATATTAA
- a CDS encoding MCE family protein: METSNEKKLKVGFFIIVGFLLFVVAIFVLGGKDNLFTPTFNIKSEFESVGGLKTGSSVRLNGIVVGKVDGVDIEASNKVLVTMTIQSSVQKFIKKDSRVTIGSDGLVGNKVIDITPGTPGTPEVQDGEMLGSIKPVEVADIMNSLKESSDNASDITKDLSEITSKVNLGQGTLGQLVNNDTLYRSIDTTFRSFANYSGQLNVVFGKVTNTVDNVSSDLDLLTKQINRITVDISEIVRKMNSNESIVGTLLTDTAFANNLKAMMLNANMTTKNLENGSFSFAQNMEALKHNFLFKGYFEDIGYWSQPDWEKNMDKKALELRIKEQELLKKEKELRDLEQKIKLEQKLENGK, from the coding sequence ATGGAAACAAGCAATGAAAAAAAATTAAAAGTCGGTTTCTTCATCATTGTGGGATTTTTATTATTTGTGGTTGCAATTTTTGTTCTGGGCGGTAAAGATAATCTTTTTACACCGACATTTAATATTAAATCTGAATTTGAATCGGTCGGCGGGCTGAAAACCGGGAGCTCTGTAAGGCTGAACGGAATTGTTGTTGGCAAGGTTGATGGTGTAGATATCGAGGCATCGAACAAAGTGCTTGTTACAATGACAATTCAAAGCAGTGTCCAAAAATTCATTAAAAAAGATTCCAGGGTAACTATCGGTTCAGATGGACTTGTAGGCAATAAGGTTATTGATATAACACCGGGCACTCCCGGTACCCCTGAAGTGCAGGATGGAGAAATGCTGGGTTCTATCAAACCCGTTGAAGTTGCTGATATTATGAACAGCCTGAAAGAATCAAGTGATAACGCTTCTGATATTACCAAAGACCTCTCTGAAATTACAAGCAAAGTAAATCTCGGACAGGGAACACTGGGTCAATTAGTCAATAATGATACTTTATACAGAAGTATTGATACAACATTCAGGTCGTTTGCCAATTATTCCGGACAGTTAAATGTTGTATTTGGTAAAGTAACTAACACGGTTGATAATGTATCGAGCGATCTTGACCTGTTAACCAAACAGATAAACAGGATCACTGTTGATATAAGTGAAATTGTGCGCAAAATGAACTCAAATGAAAGTATAGTTGGAACACTTTTAACTGATACAGCATTTGCAAATAACCTGAAAGCAATGATGCTGAATGCAAATATGACAACCAAAAACCTTGAAAACGGATCATTCAGTTTTGCGCAGAATATGGAAGCGCTAAAACATAACTTTTTATTTAAAGGATATTTTGAAGATATCGGTTACTGGAGCCAGCCCGACTGGGAAAAAAATATGGATAAAAAAGCGCTGGAATTAAGGATAAAGGAACAGGAACTGCTTAAGAAGGAAAAAGAGTTAAGAGATTTAGAGCAAAAAATAAAACTTGAACAAAAGCTTGAAAACGGGAAATAA
- a CDS encoding ABC transporter permease: MRFFREVFKPPFNLNEIIKQFFQIGNKSLGLVGITGFIIGFVLALQAIPTLQPFGATSLIPSMVGLGIILEIGPVITGLICAGKIGSSIGAELGSMKVTEQIDAMEVSACNPFNFLVISRVVSTTLMIPLLIIYADVIALLGGYLALNVVSDVSIGLYFSQVFDALSIGDIIGPTIKTFFFGFTIGIVGCYKGYNADKGTESVGIAANSSVVISSLMVIIWDMIAVQITNIIL, encoded by the coding sequence ATGAGATTTTTCAGGGAAGTATTTAAACCTCCTTTTAATCTGAATGAAATAATTAAACAATTTTTCCAGATCGGGAACAAATCATTAGGTTTAGTTGGTATTACCGGCTTTATTATCGGATTTGTTCTCGCTCTGCAGGCAATTCCGACATTACAGCCATTTGGTGCCACATCACTTATTCCTTCAATGGTGGGTCTTGGAATAATACTTGAAATTGGACCTGTTATAACAGGTTTGATATGTGCAGGTAAAATAGGATCAAGCATCGGGGCAGAGCTGGGCTCGATGAAAGTAACAGAACAGATAGATGCTATGGAAGTTTCTGCATGCAATCCGTTCAATTTTCTTGTAATTAGCAGGGTAGTTTCAACAACCCTAATGATACCTCTGCTTATCATATATGCAGATGTAATAGCTTTATTGGGTGGCTATCTTGCGTTAAATGTTGTGAGTGATGTATCAATTGGATTATATTTTAGCCAGGTTTTTGATGCTTTAAGTATTGGGGATATTATTGGACCTACAATAAAAACATTTTTCTTCGGCTTTACAATCGGAATTGTTGGCTGCTATAAAGGCTATAATGCGGATAAAGGTACAGAAAGTGTTGGTATAGCGGCAAACTCATCGGTAGTTATCTCGTCATTGATGGTAATTATCTGGGATATGATCGCTGTTCAGATCACAAATATTATTCTATAA
- a CDS encoding methionine adenosyltransferase, with product MSYFFTSESVSEGHPDKVCDQISDAILDDILANDPKARVACETFCATGLVLVGGEITTTHYVDIQKVVRNVVKDIGYTKGDYRFDFHSINVMSAINKQSPDIAMGVDTGGAGDQGMMFGYASDETPEYMPMALVYAHKLVKRLSDIRKRNLKLMPYLRPDSKSQVTIEYSDDHKPLRVDTVVISTQHDPGVSQSKIKSDVIKNVIKKVIPARLLDKNTVIHVNPTGKFEIGGPHGDTGLTGRKIIVDTYGGKAPHGGGAFSGKDPSKVDRSAAYAARHLAKNIVAAKVAKECMIQLSYAIGVAQPVSIYVDTNGTGRVADNKIAAFIKKNVNLTPKGIMERLKLRRPIYRKTAAYGHFGRNEKEFTWEKLDLVNLFKKIK from the coding sequence ATGTCTTATTTTTTCACATCGGAATCAGTCAGTGAAGGACATCCGGATAAAGTTTGCGACCAGATATCTGACGCGATACTAGATGATATACTTGCAAACGACCCGAAAGCCCGCGTAGCGTGCGAAACATTCTGTGCAACAGGTTTAGTTCTTGTTGGCGGAGAAATAACAACAACACATTATGTAGATATACAGAAAGTTGTCAGAAATGTAGTAAAAGATATCGGCTATACAAAAGGTGATTACAGGTTTGATTTCCATTCAATTAATGTAATGTCGGCTATAAACAAACAATCACCCGATATCGCTATGGGTGTAGATACAGGCGGCGCAGGTGACCAGGGCATGATGTTCGGTTATGCTTCAGATGAAACACCAGAATATATGCCAATGGCTTTGGTATATGCACACAAGCTGGTAAAAAGGCTTTCGGATATTAGAAAACGTAATCTGAAGCTTATGCCTTATTTACGTCCTGATTCAAAATCACAGGTAACCATTGAATACAGCGATGACCACAAGCCATTAAGAGTTGATACAGTGGTAATTTCAACTCAGCATGATCCGGGGGTATCACAGTCTAAGATTAAATCTGATGTAATTAAAAATGTAATTAAGAAAGTAATTCCGGCAAGGCTGCTTGATAAAAATACGGTGATACATGTTAATCCAACAGGCAAGTTTGAAATTGGCGGACCTCACGGCGATACAGGCTTAACCGGCAGAAAAATTATAGTTGATACATATGGCGGAAAGGCTCCCCATGGCGGCGGCGCGTTTTCAGGTAAAGATCCCAGCAAGGTTGACAGAAGCGCGGCATACGCTGCAAGGCATCTTGCAAAGAACATAGTTGCTGCAAAAGTAGCCAAAGAGTGTATGATACAGCTTTCATACGCAATTGGAGTTGCGCAGCCTGTTTCTATATATGTTGATACAAACGGTACCGGCAGGGTTGCTGATAACAAGATCGCGGCATTCATTAAGAAAAACGTTAACCTGACACCAAAGGGCATTATGGAAAGATTAAAGCTCCGCAGACCGATTTACAGGAAAACAGCAGCTTACGGACACTTTGGCAGGAATGAAAAAGAATTTACTTGGGAAAAACTTGACCTCGTAAATCTTTTCAAAAAAATAAAATAA